Genomic segment of Lasioglossum baleicum unplaced genomic scaffold, iyLasBale1 scaffold2083, whole genome shotgun sequence:
AAGAAGAAAGCGGAGAAAAGTTTGCACAAAGTTCTTCACAGAAGGTTGGGTTGAATTTGAGagtaaaaaaattgcaaaatatgtTGCGTCAACATTAAACAACACCCAAATTTCAACTAGGAAAAAAAGCAAATTTTTCGATGTTATTTGGAACATCAAATATCTTCCAAGGTAAAAAATGATAACGtttgaaataataattagaatttGTGACGTTTATTCGTACTATGTTCGTTAGGTTCAAGTGGATTCACTTGAGCGAACGTTTAGCTTATGAACGGGCAGTGCGTAAACAAAGGTTACAGACCGAAATTGCACAGGCTAAGCGAGAAGCAAATTTCTTCTCTCACAATATCGATAGAAGTAGAAAATTACGTCGAGCGCAACAAGATGGAAATAGCATGTTTGTGCCACCTGTGATAAAACAGAGAGACACGGATGCTGAAATTAGAAGCAGAAAGGAAAGCAAAGTCGAAGTAGATAGAACAAGTTTCttaaaatctctgttcggatgaaagtaaaatatacgtatatatatttttataagaacATTAAAAGAAACTGTTTTAAATAGAAAAACCGGTATTCATTTCTATGCAtcatttattttgttattaacAAGAAATGTGTCAAGTCGTATTATCTTATATTTTTCGCTGTAAAGAATATAAACCACTATAATTACTGGTATCGTATTGCTCTTTTTGTTCCTTTAAAACTTGTACGAACAAATAGAATCTGTAACGATTAAACATCTAATATTTCGCTTGAAATTCTACTTTTGGTATGTTAGATATATTATAAACTCTGTATGtacgtatgtgtgtatgtatatatatgtatatataaaaatataaagagTTTATTTACTTTGATTACCGTATGTACTCATCATATATTTGATAAAAGAAATGGACGAAGATTCCACATGGTTGTAACATTTATATCGCGCTCTGTTagtttttctaatgttttagcATCTAAAAATTacagaattattaatttaattatacttAGAATTAATGTAAAAgttgtatatataataaatgtttatatatgcaTGTACCAGCAGTTTGTAGATAACGATTCAATGGTCTTTCGAGGACAGTGATCGGTATTGCGATACATAACCGGGGATATGAAATCGAGTCGTTGGTCGAAGCGACATTGCAAACAATTATTCCTAGCATTTTGAAATCGGCACGTCGGACAATAGGTCCACCGCTAACACCACTGTGTACGCAACAATTCGTTTGAAACATGTAACTGGATGTTTTCGATACTACTCCGTTACTAATAGTCGGCTGGCCTTCCGAGGTGAATGGAAAACCTATAGAGAGTATGCGCTCTCCTACGAAAAGAAAATCATATGGATTTTgttatcaattatatttcaactTGTGATTAATACCGGATGCAAAAGTATATATACACGTGTTAAATGAGAAATGAAATCCTTTTAATTTGTACGGTATTGGTGAAGGTAATTTCTAGTTGTTAATAATAGAGGCTGATTAGTctgaattgagggaaatttgaaAGCGAGTAAAAGAAAAGAAGGAGATAGCTAGTTGGAGAGAAAGACGCATGTAGagagtggaggaggaggaggaggaggaggaggatgcaTGTAGATATATGGAGACGTAGAGACGCGTGTTGGCCGATGGCCAGCGGCGCGGGGTTTGCGGAGAGGTGTTGGGGTGGGGAAGGATAGGGCATGAGAAAGGGATGGGTAACCGCAACATTTGTTTGACACCAACGAAACGTCGATTCAGTCCCTCAACGATCAATTGGCTCAATTTAGACCTAGTTATTTTTCCGTCAATGAAAGAAGGTCAGTGTTGTCCCTTGCAACGTTCAGCGCCACAATGTCGCCTTACACTCGATGATCTTGCTATatt
This window contains:
- the LOC143221219 gene encoding activator of basal transcription 1-like, encoding LEENGEKRRKRRKVCTKFFTEGWVEFESKKIAKYVASTLNNTQISTRKKSKFFDVIWNIKYLPRFKWIHLSERLAYERAVRKQRLQTEIAQAKREANFFSHNIDRSRKLRRAQQDGNSMFVPPVIKQRDTDAEIRSRKESKVEVDRTSFLKSLFG